A window of the Kosakonia sp. BYX6 genome harbors these coding sequences:
- the yigB gene encoding 5-amino-6-(5-phospho-D-ribitylamino)uracil phosphatase YigB, which translates to MRFYRPLGQISAITFDLDDTLYDNRLVIQRTEQEALAFVRRYHPALNGFENTEFQRLRQSLRETEPDIYHDVTEWRRRAVERAMLDAGLTEEEAAAGAEASMANFAKWRSRIDVPEETHDTLAKLAEKWPLVAITNGNAQPELFGLGEYFKFVLRAGPDGRSKPFHDMYHLAAERLDVAPGDILHVGDDLTTDVAGAIRCGMQACWIKPEGADLLQASDSRLLPHIEISRLASLTTLI; encoded by the coding sequence ATGCGTTTTTACCGCCCATTAGGTCAGATCTCTGCGATCACCTTCGACCTGGACGACACTCTTTATGACAACCGGCTGGTGATCCAGCGTACAGAGCAAGAAGCGCTGGCGTTTGTGCGACGTTACCATCCGGCGCTCAATGGCTTCGAAAACACCGAATTTCAGCGCCTTCGCCAGTCGCTGCGCGAAACCGAACCTGATATCTATCACGATGTGACGGAGTGGCGGCGGCGCGCGGTAGAACGCGCGATGCTGGACGCCGGGCTGACGGAAGAAGAAGCCGCGGCGGGCGCGGAAGCCTCAATGGCTAACTTTGCCAAATGGCGTAGCCGCATTGATGTGCCGGAAGAAACCCATGACACGCTGGCAAAGCTGGCTGAAAAATGGCCGCTGGTGGCGATCACCAACGGCAATGCACAGCCGGAGCTGTTTGGCCTCGGCGAATACTTCAAATTTGTGCTGCGCGCCGGGCCGGACGGGCGCTCAAAACCGTTCCACGATATGTATCACCTGGCCGCTGAGCGTCTGGATGTCGCCCCTGGCGATATTCTGCATGTGGGCGACGATCTGACGACCGATGTGGCCGGGGCGATCCGCTGCGGCATGCAGGCCTGTTGGATCAAACCCGAAGGCGCGGATTTGCTGCAAGCCAGCGACAGCCGCTTGTTACCGCATATCGAAATTTCGCGGTTGGCATCCCTCACGACGCTGATATAA